The segment GTCGGCCCGCGCCAAGGGCCGGGGCAAGGGCCGCAACAgaggccgcgcccgccccgcgccggccgccccggccgcccgggccgcccccgccgccgccgccgccgacgcCGCCGCCTCCCGCGGGCCCGACGCGCCTCAGAGCCCCGCGCGCGCGGACGGGGAGGTGCCGGGGGCGGGCGCGGACGGCGCGGACGGCGCGGACGCCCGGCGGCCCCTGGACGGAGGCGCGGCGCCGCGGGCCCGGTGCGCGGCCGTCGGGGGCGGCTTCGCGGGcgccaggcccggcccggccaaGGCCACGAGCCTGGCGGAGCGCATGGTGGCCGACACCGTCTTCGTGGGCACGGCGGGCCTCGTGGGCAGGCCGAAGAACGGCCCCCGCgggggcggccggcggggccCCGTGGGCAGGAAGGCGCCCGAGACGCGCGGCGCGGCGGCCGCGAAGCCCCGCAGGGGCGGCCCCGGAGCCCGCGCCCCCGAGGAGAGGCCGGccgagccccccgcgcccgcgcccgcgcccgcgcccgcccccgccgcggcccACCACGACGTGAGCACGCTGGAGACGGTGCAGCTGAAGCTGGAGACCATGAGCGCGCAGGCCGACCGCGCCTACCTGCGCCTCTCCCGCAAGTTCGGGCAGCTGCGCCTGCGCCACCTGGAGCGCCGCGACCGCCTCATCCGCGGCATCCCGGGCTTCTGGGGCCAGGCCTTCCAGAACCACCCGCAGCTCGCCGCCTTCCTCGGCCGCCGCGACCGCGAGCTGCTCGGCTACCTCAGCAGCCTGGAGGTGGAGGAGCTGGGCCTGGCGCGCCTGGGCTACAAGATCAAGTTCCACTTCGGGAGCAACCCCTTCTTCCAGAACAAGGTGCTCATCAAGGAGTACGGGTGCGGGCCCTCGGGCCACGTGGTGTCCCGCACCACGCCCATCCAGTGGCTGCCCGGCCACGACCCGCAGGCCCTCCTGCAGGGCGGCCCCGAGGGCGGCGAAAGTGGCCGGGGCTTCTTCGGCTGGTTTGCCAACCACAGCCCCGTCGAGTCCGACAAGATCGTGGAGATCATCAACGAGGAACTGTGGCCCAATCCCCTGCCGTACTACCTGAGGGGCGAAGCGGCCCGGGCCGAGGGCAAGGAGGATaaggagggggagcaggacccAGCCAAGCAGCCTGccgaccccccgcccctgcccgggccCGATGCTGCCAACTGATGTTGCACACGTTTTTCTACCTCCTGCTGCTTCTGTGCCTGGCCGACCGGCCGTGTCCGGTGGCCGCCGTTTCTACCCGTTGACCGTTCTTGCACTGTGTGCCCCACCCCTGTGACCTCACTCCGGAGGACGTGGCATGCACAGCCATGTGCTCCTGGAGCCTCCCTGTGGCCTTCGTGCTCTGACGCGAGCATCCCACTTGATGTGAATTGCTGTTTTGTGTATTGAGTGCCTGCTGCCCTTGTGTGCTGCTGCCTTTTTCTCCGTTGCCAGCTGccacccacctctgccacccgtTGTGGACACTCCCTCTCTGAGGACCTGCCCAGCCTCGGACTTGGCTCCTTGAGGGCCAGTGACCCGTTGGCCTTTGTGTTCCTGCCTGCCCTCTGTGCCACAGTGTCTGGCCACCAGTGCCAAATCGAAGCCTGACACAGGATATTAACCACTTCCCAGAACTGATCATTCTGGGACCCAGGGGCCATCATCTATGGCGGCCCCTTATTGGACCTCTGCTGCTAAGCCCTGTGACCAGTTGTGGGACATGAAACACGATGGTGCCTGAGACCTTGGCGAGAACAGGGTGATGGGTGAGCAGCGTTCTCTGTGGTCTTCAGTCTTTGCCTGCCTTTGAGCCCATCTGCTGCTCGTGATCTGCCTTCTTCCAGGACTGCAACAGGCCACTGGGTTTGTCTCGGTGGCTCTTGGCCCCCATTGGCTTCCTGATCCCCGAGAACCTCAGGGCCTGcctgtggtccccaaagccctctACTGTTTGAGACTTGCAACCCCCCTCCTGTCCATCTGGAATCTCGCTGGCCGCTGGCCTGATGGATAGGCAGGCGGGTTGTGCCCCCATGGATACCGTCAGCTCTCTGTCCACTCAAGTGCCACCTCCTCACACTACCCGAGTGGCGTCGCTGGAGTGCCGTGGAAAGGTAATTCCTGCCGTGGGTCTGCTGGCCCTGGGAAATCCAGATGATTCTGCCCATCCCCGTTCCCCAAGCCTGGGGGATACAGCCCCACCTCAGTCCTCCTTCCCGCCGCCCTTCCTCCTGCaggcctccttcctcccctccaggGCTTCTCCCTCTAGTCAGGGGACTTGCCCTGGGGACTTGCCCTGTCCACGCTGGACtctgggaggagagaggacacCAGTGGTTGAGTGGGTCTGAGTTCAAGCCCATCATGAGTCCTGGGTGGGAAGTTGGTTCTGTTTGCTGGCATTTTGTTCTGAGGTTCTGGAGACTGGGAGGCTAATCCACACACCCAGTCCCACATGCTGGCAGTTGTAATGCCCACTTTCCCTGCTGTCTCCACACTCACGGAG is part of the Sorex araneus isolate mSorAra2 chromosome 2, mSorAra2.pri, whole genome shotgun sequence genome and harbors:
- the TSPYL5 gene encoding testis-specific Y-encoded-like protein 5, which produces MSGRSRGRKSARAKGRGKGRNRGRARPAPAAPAARAAPAAAAADAAASRGPDAPQSPARADGEVPGAGADGADGADARRPLDGGAAPRARCAAVGGGFAGARPGPAKATSLAERMVADTVFVGTAGLVGRPKNGPRGGGRRGPVGRKAPETRGAAAAKPRRGGPGARAPEERPAEPPAPAPAPAPAPAAAHHDVSTLETVQLKLETMSAQADRAYLRLSRKFGQLRLRHLERRDRLIRGIPGFWGQAFQNHPQLAAFLGRRDRELLGYLSSLEVEELGLARLGYKIKFHFGSNPFFQNKVLIKEYGCGPSGHVVSRTTPIQWLPGHDPQALLQGGPEGGESGRGFFGWFANHSPVESDKIVEIINEELWPNPLPYYLRGEAARAEGKEDKEGEQDPAKQPADPPPLPGPDAAN